The following nucleotide sequence is from Nitratidesulfovibrio termitidis HI1.
GACCCGGCCCTCATCGACGCCCTGGTGAGCCGCTACGACGATTTCCTGTCCATGCGCGACAGTGCCATGGCCCTGGCCGAAAACCGCGAAATACAGGAAGCGTGGCGGCTCACGGAATCCTCGCCCCAGAACCCGGCCGACCTGCTGCTGCACGCCATCGATGAACTGATGCACGCGGCCCGCTCCACGGCGGAACACTTCTTCCAGTCCTCGGTGGCGGAAAACCGGACCACGCTGTTCAAGGCCATTGCCGCGTACGGGCTGTTCTGCGCCATGGTCGTGGCCATCACCTATCTTGTCAGCTGGAGCATCCGGCGGCGCCTGCTGGCCCTGACAGGCTGCGTCAAGGCGCTGGCCGACGGCGACCTGGACGTGCAGGTGCCCTACGGCGAGGAACGCAACGAAATGGGGGCCATGGCCCGCTCGCTGGAAGTGCTGCGGGGCGTTTCGCGCCAGATGGAACAGCAGCGCTGGATCAAGGCCCAGATGTCCGAGACGGCCACCGCCCTGCAGCAGGCGGGCGACCTGGATTCCTTCGGCCAGCGCCTGGCCGCCGTGGCCGCGCAGGTATCCGGCGCTCCTTACGCGGCGCTGTACGTGCCCAATGACGACGGCGTGCACCTCGACCTGGTGGCCTCGCTGGGCGGCATTGCCGGCGGCCCGCCCCCCAGCATACCCAAGAACGGCGGGCTGGTGGGCCGTTGCGCCACCACGCGTGCACCCGTGGAACTCACGCCGCCGCAAGGGGAAACCCTGCGCTTCGCCACCGGGCTCGGCGACGTGCACCCCGCCTCGTTGCGGGCCTATCCGCTGCTGCTGGGCGAACGGCTGCTGGGCGTGCTGGAACTGGCCGCCCTGGGGCCGCTGCCTCCGCGCGCCGCCACCCTGCTCGAGGACATGCTGCCCATGGCCGCCCTGTCGCAGGAAGTGCTGGAGCGCAACCTGCACACCCGCAGCCTGCTGGAGCAGACCCGCACCCAGGCAACGGAACTGGAGGAAAGCCGCGAACTCCTGCGCCGCAGCGAGGCCTTTTTTCGCGCCGTGTTCGAAACGGCGGGCATCGGCATCGTCAGCGAGCGCAGGGGGCTTGGCATCGACCGGTCCAACCCTGCCTTCAGCGACTTCATCGGCATCAGCGAATCGGAACTGCGCGGGCGGAATCTGGAGGATTTCTTTCACCCCGACGACCGCGAGGCGCTGGACGCCCTGCTGGGCCGCCTGGACCCCGACAGGCTGGAATATGCCCACCCGCACATCGGCAATCCGGAACATGACGGGCAGGACTCCGGCAGTCCGGACCCGGCCCGCTCCACCATCACGGTGCGGGCAGAGCATCGCTACCTGCGGCCCGACGGCGAGGTGCGCTGGGCCGACGTGCGCTGCGCGCTCATCGGCGACAGGGACGTCACCCCCCGCCGGGTCACCCTGATCAGCGACATCACCGAACTCAAGGAACAGCAGACGGAACTGAAGGATACCGAGGCCTGGTACCGGGGCATCGTGCACTCGGCCCCGGACGCCATGGTGGTGGTGGACGGCGAAGGAAGCATCGTGCTGTGCAACCCGCAACTGGAACGGCTGCTGGGTTACGAGACGGGCGAGCTTACCGGCCACATGGTGGAGGAATTCCTGCCCGAAGAGGTGCGCGAACGTCACGTGCGACTGCGCAGCCACTTCCTGGCCTCGCCGCTCCAGGTCATCGGCCACGAGCGCGAGGTGGTGGGCGTGCGCAAGGACGGCACCCGTCTGCCGCTGGAAATCAGCCTCAGCAAGCTGCCCCCGTCCGACCGGCATCCCATGAGCGCCTGCGCCGCCCTGCGCGACATCTCCATCCGCAAGCGCACCGAGGCGGAACTGCGCCGGGCCAAGGAAATGGCCGAAGAAGCCACCCGGCTCAAAAGCGACTTCCTGGCCAACATGAGCCACGAAATCCGCACCCCCATGAACGCCATCATCGGCATGGCCCACCTGGCCCTGAAGACGGAACTGGACCCGCGCCAGGCCGACTACGTGCGCAAGATACGCGCCTCGGGCCAGCACCTTCTGGGCATCCTCAACGACATCCTCGACTTCTCCAAGATCGAGGCGGGCAAGCTGACGGTGGAGAACACCGAGTTCGAACTGGAGACCGTGCTCGACACCGTGGCCAACCTGGTCTCGGAAAAGGCGGCCAGCAAGGGCCTGGAATTCGTGCTCGACGTGGCCGCAGACGTCCCCCCCATGCTGCTGGGCGACCCGCTGCGCCTGGGGCAGATTCTCATCAACTACGCCAACAACGCGGTGAAGTTCACCGAACACGGCGAAATCGTGGTCCGCGTGGAAACGCTGGAAACGGGCGATGCCGACGTGCTGCTGCGTTTTGCGGTGCGCGACACGGGCATCGGCCTCACCGACGAACAGAAGGCCCGGCTGTTCGTCTCGTTCCAGCAGGCGGACACCTCCACCACCCGCAAGTACGGCGGCACCGGCCTTGGCCTTGCCATCGCCAGGAAGCTGGCGGACCTGATGGGCGGCGACGTTGGCGTGGACAGCACCCCCGGCGGGGGCAGCACCTTCTGGTTCACGGCCCGGCTGGGCCTGGGCGCGGGACGGCGGGCGCTGCTGCCGCGCATCGACCTGCGCGGGCTGCGGGTGCTGGTGGTGGACGACAACCCCCAGGCCCGCATGGTGCTGGCCCACATGCTGGAAGGCATGACCTTCCGTCCGGTCATGGCGGACGGCGGCGAGTCCGCGCTGCGCCTGCTGCGCGAGGCCCGGGACTCGGACACCCCCTTCGGCATGGTCTTCCTGGACTGGCAGATGCCCGGCATGGACGGGCTGGAGACGGCCCGCAACATCCATGCCCTGGCCCCGGACCTGCCCGTGGCCATCGTCACCGCCCACGGGCGTGAAGAAATTTTCGCCGCATCCGAAGGGGTGGGGGTGGCCGCCGTGCTGGTGAAGCCGGTGCAGCCATCCCTGCTGTTCGACACGGTCATGCGCCTGCTGGGCGCGGTGCACCCGGCACCGCGCGCCGCCGTGCCGCCGCCGGACACCCGGCCTGCCATGCTCGACGGCGTGCGGGGGGCGCGCGTGCTGCTGGTGGAGGACAACGAACTGAACCGCGAGGTGGCCCTGGGCCTGCTGGCAGAGGCGGGGCTTGCCCCCGATGCGGCGGAGGACGGAGCGCAGGCGGTGCGCATGGTCAGCGAGGGCGCCTACGACCTCGTGCTGATGGACGTGCAGATGCCCGTCATGGACGGCTACGAGGCCACCCGGACCATCCGTCGCACCCTGGGGGCCGACAGTCTGCCCATAGTGGCCATGACCGCCAACGCCATGCAGGGCGACCGCGAGGCGTGCCTTGCGGCGGGCATGAACGACCATGTGGCCAAGCCCATCGACCCGGACGAGTTGTTCGCGGCGCTGATCCGCTGGCTGCCCCGGCGGGGCGGGGCGGAAGCGCGGGGCGAAACGGAGCGGAATGGCACGGCGGACACGCCGCCCATCCCCCACCCGCCCATCCCCCGCCCGCT
It contains:
- a CDS encoding response regulator; the encoded protein is MPTPPGPILFRHLSVFQRLLVGTLLIVAFSIILGYSTLSLMRDMAEDANTVYRHTFIATSSLQQAKESVERMRAAMREQIIEVDEAIKAEQVATLRREERLFHDCMEAVRANFRGDPALIDALVSRYDDFLSMRDSAMALAENREIQEAWRLTESSPQNPADLLLHAIDELMHAARSTAEHFFQSSVAENRTTLFKAIAAYGLFCAMVVAITYLVSWSIRRRLLALTGCVKALADGDLDVQVPYGEERNEMGAMARSLEVLRGVSRQMEQQRWIKAQMSETATALQQAGDLDSFGQRLAAVAAQVSGAPYAALYVPNDDGVHLDLVASLGGIAGGPPPSIPKNGGLVGRCATTRAPVELTPPQGETLRFATGLGDVHPASLRAYPLLLGERLLGVLELAALGPLPPRAATLLEDMLPMAALSQEVLERNLHTRSLLEQTRTQATELEESRELLRRSEAFFRAVFETAGIGIVSERRGLGIDRSNPAFSDFIGISESELRGRNLEDFFHPDDREALDALLGRLDPDRLEYAHPHIGNPEHDGQDSGSPDPARSTITVRAEHRYLRPDGEVRWADVRCALIGDRDVTPRRVTLISDITELKEQQTELKDTEAWYRGIVHSAPDAMVVVDGEGSIVLCNPQLERLLGYETGELTGHMVEEFLPEEVRERHVRLRSHFLASPLQVIGHEREVVGVRKDGTRLPLEISLSKLPPSDRHPMSACAALRDISIRKRTEAELRRAKEMAEEATRLKSDFLANMSHEIRTPMNAIIGMAHLALKTELDPRQADYVRKIRASGQHLLGILNDILDFSKIEAGKLTVENTEFELETVLDTVANLVSEKAASKGLEFVLDVAADVPPMLLGDPLRLGQILINYANNAVKFTEHGEIVVRVETLETGDADVLLRFAVRDTGIGLTDEQKARLFVSFQQADTSTTRKYGGTGLGLAIARKLADLMGGDVGVDSTPGGGSTFWFTARLGLGAGRRALLPRIDLRGLRVLVVDDNPQARMVLAHMLEGMTFRPVMADGGESALRLLREARDSDTPFGMVFLDWQMPGMDGLETARNIHALAPDLPVAIVTAHGREEIFAASEGVGVAAVLVKPVQPSLLFDTVMRLLGAVHPAPRAAVPPPDTRPAMLDGVRGARVLLVEDNELNREVALGLLAEAGLAPDAAEDGAQAVRMVSEGAYDLVLMDVQMPVMDGYEATRTIRRTLGADSLPIVAMTANAMQGDREACLAAGMNDHVAKPIDPDELFAALIRWLPRRGGAEARGETERNGTADTPPIPHPPIPRPLDTGDARSVLDPEAGLRRVLGKQATYHTLLRRFVSQHADAATRIAALIQSGDTASATREAHTLKGVAGTLGARTVQAQAADLETALRHEAPAARAEAVLALLRISLEEAVRAMHGLLDDVRPGPGDTDAPEVPHGADGNAPAGPDGGLAGADMASVGVAGVDVAGGVPHALPDGLSEALLDRLETLIEEDDSEAVDIFNTHAETLRVALGQATVADMGKALRGFEFEAALEMLRSARPARDG